One genomic window of Octopus bimaculoides isolate UCB-OBI-ISO-001 chromosome 2, ASM119413v2, whole genome shotgun sequence includes the following:
- the LOC106871040 gene encoding 60S ribosomal protein L28, with translation MPPIRLNEDYNFRYHLFDIRFCVHSASGSFSYESFIGTFAKQSNMSADLLWMIVRNNNSFLVKRNGLWLSKEPNNLKGRHCFRYSGLVHKKAIGVEPCKDGKGVVYVTRRARKRNRPSKAYTKIELKKDPRRTLTSIRKMVKRNKYRVDLKMAAMRKASAIIRSQRPVVKKAGRKKKE, from the exons ATGCCTCCAATTCGGCTGAATGAAGACTATAACTTCCG TTATCATTTATTTGACATCCGGTTTTGTGTGCACAGTGCTTCTGGTTCCTTTTCATACGAGTCTTTCATTGGAACGTTTGCTAAAC AATCCAATATGTCGGCTGACTTACTATGGATGATTGTCaggaataataattctttccttGTCAAACGAAATGGTCTCTGGCTTAGCAAA GAGCCAAACAACTTGAAAGGACGTCATTGTTTCCGTTACAGTGGCCTTGTCCACAAAAAAGCTATTGGTGTCGAACCATGCAAGGATGGCAAAGGAGTTGTATACGTTACACGACGGGCTAGAA agagGAATCGTCCTTCAAAAGCTTATACTAAGATAGAGTTGAAAAAAGATCCCAGAAGAACATTGACATCTATCAGGAAAATGGTCAAAAGGAACAAATACCGAGTAGACCTAAAAATG gctgCAATGAGAAAAGCCAGTGCCATTATTCGCAGTCAACGTCCTGTTGTGAAAAAGGCTGGGCGCAAGAAGAAGGAATAG